In one Diabrotica virgifera virgifera chromosome 7, PGI_DIABVI_V3a genomic region, the following are encoded:
- the LOC126888569 gene encoding uncharacterized protein LOC126888569, with product MTDANTSANTSASVDRISVKIPPFWPNDPEIWFLQVENQFTLANITSDATKFNYIVANLDTAYILEVRDIIVSPPATERYEKLKSELIKRLSASQQQKIKRLLEHEELGDRRPSQFLRHLQSLAGTTVPENIVRSLWLGRLPASTQAILATQAKASLDAVAELADTISEAIAPRAQISEASNALESTIEKLTVELAEMKIQLSSLSNAQAQANTYRRNRSNSRGRPYPRDRSYSRERNSDICWYHYRFGDQAQKCSPPCKHQGNVAGSR from the coding sequence ATGACGGACGCTAACACCAGTGCCAATACCAGTGCCTCAGTGGATCGGATTTCAGTTAAAATCCCACCTTTCTGGCCCAACGATCCTGAAATATGGTTCCTGCAAGTAGAAAACCAATTTACACTGGCAAATATAACAAGTGACGCAACCAAATTCAACTATATAGTTGCCAATTTAGACACAGCCTACATATTAGAAGTTAGGGACATCATTGTTTCACCACCAGCCACAGAGAggtatgaaaaattaaaatcagaATTAATTAAGAGACTTAGTGCATCACAGcaacaaaagattaaaagacTACTCGAGCATGAAGAACTGGGCGATCGAAGACCTTCGCAGTTCTTACGACATTTACAGTCTTTAGCAGGCACCACGGTACCAGAAAATATTGTAAGGTCTCTGTGGTTAGGTAGACTGCCAGCGTCTACACAGGCTATTTTAGCTACTCAAGCTAAAGCTAGTTTGGACGCAGTTGCCGAGCTAGCTGACACAATATCTGAAGCGATAGCTCCTAGGGCCCAAATTTCAGAAGCTTCTAACGCTCTTGAAAGTACCATAGAGAAATTGACAGTCGAATTAGCTGAAATGAAAATCCAGCTATCCAGCTTGTCAAATGCTCAAGCACAAGCTAACACATACCGTCGAAACCGCAGCAACTCAAGAGGCAGACCTTATCCTAGAGACAGGAGCTACAGCAGGGAACGTAATAGTGATATTTGTTGGTACCACTACCGTTTTGGTGACCAGGCTCAAAAGTGCTCTCCTCCGTGCAAGCACCAGGGAAACGTCGCGGGCAGTCGGTAG